In the Manis javanica isolate MJ-LG chromosome 12, MJ_LKY, whole genome shotgun sequence genome, ATAATCTATAAGAAGGGGAAATGTTCTATGCAAGAAATTGTTGACTATGGTATTACCCACATTGGAAACCAGAAGacaacttaaattttatttaacaagGAGATGGTTAAGTAAATATTGATATAACCATTTCAAAGACTAATTTACTAGCAACATGCAAAATTGCTTACAATAAACTACTAAGTGAAAAGAGAATTGTGGCGTGTTCCCATTTGGGTGATGGAGCTAGAAAATCATCATTTTGCAACTACTGTATTCATCATGGATACTAAAGTTTGTGAGTGGATGAGAATGTTGATGAGGAATAGGGTATTTACAAGTCTGAAATGAATTCCACAAAAATTTCTTCTTATCTGTAAAGGGGAAAAATAGCAACTGTAGATTGGAAAGCCTGGTGGACATCACCAAAAGTTAAGTCATCAGAGTTAATGCCTCCACTAATGGGATAAGCTGATAAAATGCACCTCTTCAGATGATACACTGAAAAGGACTATGATTTGTATAGCTAACTTCTGGCAAGAGTGTACACGCTCCACCAAACCGTGAGGAAACATCAGACCAGTCCAAACCGAGAAAATGTCTACAAACAGCTTATCGACACTGTTAAAACATGGCAATGTCTTCAAAGACAAAAAAGGCTGAGTAGCTATGCCAGAAGAAAGGTGACTGGAGACAAGACAACTTACCGAGTGATCCTGGATTAGATCCTGgactggaaaaacaaaacagaacaaaacaaacgaAAAAGGACACTAACAGGACAAATGGTGAAACTGAAATATGGACTATAGATGAGAAAAGAGTGCTACATCAATGTGAAATTTCTTGATTCTGATAAAAGTCTTTATTCTTAGGAACTACACATTTAAGTATTTAGGACTAAAAGGGGCAGTATATATGCAACTTCTTCTCAAAGGGCTCAGAAAAACAAACTATGTATTTACAAAGACAAGATGGAACAGGGAAGGGTAACAATGATACAGCAAATCTAGTAAAATAACAACAGGGATGAGAGGTACACAGGAGATCTTTGTCCTATTCTTGCAAGTTTTTTTAGCTTTGAAATTAAATTCAGAATAAAGTTACAAAAGAGTGTATCTATGCAACGACTACAGCTACAAGAATTTTGCTTTCTTGCCCAAAGATAAGAAAGGGCacggagaaatgaaaacatctgaTTGGAATGGGCCAATTTGGTGGGtaacattttcttcttattaaaAAGTACCCTTGTCGGTCATGCTGCTTGAGACACAAAATAATCTCAACAAAAACTAAATAATTATAAGGGGAAAAGTACTTATCCGGTGGAAAGCATAGGGACTGCCAAAGATTACCCAAAGACGTGAGACGCAAGGCTTAGCTGCTCTTGGCATTACCTCCTGCCCGAGGAGATATATATAATGGTGGCTCCAGAAACGGGGTTTTTTGTAGGTCCCTAACTAACATGCTTTCTTCTGTGAGAAGACATACCTTCATCATAGCCTCGTTGATCAAGTTCTCACTGATGATGGTGGCAGTTCCCAAGCTGGAGTTAGCAATCTTGGTGGCTGTTGAGTTCATTGGCTTCACAGGATGGAGTCTAAAGAGAAGGGGACAGGATCCTGAGACCTTTTTCTAACAGCAAAACCAAGAAACTGTCCATCTCATGGACAGAAGCCAGCAAGAGAGACAAGGGGGAGTGGTGACACGCTGTGTTCACATCTCAGGTCACGTGCACGCCAGTGTTCCTGTGGAAACGAAAGCTGTCAGCGCTAGGCAGCCACATCCAAGCCGACAAAGCGCCCTATCTAGCCAGGAATCCTGATGTTCTCACAAAACCCTCGGTCTCATTATCAATGTCAGGAGGATACAAGACAGTCTTTTGTTTTTGGAGGCACGTACAGCCTAGGACTTACTGTGGGAGTCCCTGCCGAGCTTTCTGTTCAGAGCTTTTCCTGTGCAGCAGTAAAGAGATGAAAACAGACATCAGGTGGAGCTTAAAGTAAAAGCTTCCATCACTTCTAGGTCCTGCCGCTCAACCTCAGGGGGTTGCTGACACTATTAAGTTACCCACCACAATACATCTCTGCAATGTGAAGGCTCCAGGTCTGACTGGGGAGAACAAATCCTAAACTATCTCTGAAGACTTCCTACTACTCCGTTCTGGCTGCAGACACAGAGAAGTGTCTTGAGGTGGACAGCCCTTTTAAAAGACGTCTCACCAGTGAAACGGGTGGGTTACACCATCAGAACACCTGGGCACTTAGAAAACTGTAACCTCTGCAGGCAAAAAGCAAAGAGGAAACATGGCTCATACTTATGAAGACAGTCTTCCCCCGACTCTCACCTGTGCTTGGCTGACCCAGTTCCCACGCTCGGCTGAGCTGAGACTGGATGTGTCTCCGAGGGTGACACCCAGGCCTGAAGAAGCGGCTTCTTCTTGCCAGGATTTTCCACTTTACCAGCGGAGccctctgctgctgcttttttttgaGATTCTGCTGCGTGGGTGTGGTGCGTGTCAGCGTATGGATGGCTGGGGACAGCGTGTGTAGCACAGAAGGTCTCAGAAAAGGACAGGCTGGATGTAGGAGAACTGAGGGCTGAGTTAAGAGGCTGACCTGGCCGCCCATCTCCCATCAGATTTTCCTCCTCGCCTCCACTGGGGCCTGGCAACTGTTTACCCAGACGTGAGCTCTTGCCAAGACAGGGTCCATGAATTCCTAAAGCCACTGCCCGCTCTGCAGCAGCTCGAACAGACACTTCGGGTGCTTTTGACCTGAGGTCACGCAGGCGCTCTGCGGGTGCAGCCGAGCCGTCGGCCTCGCCCCGCGGCCCCTCTTCCTGCTCAGGATGAGCGGGTGACGTGCTCGAGGGAAAAGTCCCCGCTCCCAGGGCTGCCCTCTTGGCTGTGTCCCTGTCCCCTTCAAACTGATCTACTCTTTCGTCGTCTGACGTGACTTCAGGAATGGAAGGCAGGGTTAAGTCCAGCTCGGCCATGACTGGAGATTTAACAGCTGAGGCAGACTGAAGCTCGCACAGGGGGTCGGACAATAAACCTTCATGATCACTGGCTTTGCTCTGATTTGGAGCCAGGAGGGTATCATCTGCCTTAACCCTAACGGGTGGAAGGCCTCTCCCTGAGCTTGCTTCATTTGCCAGGCCGTCTGGGAGACTCTCCTTGAGAGAGAGGAGGGCAAGCGGGCCCAAGGAGGCTGGCACACTGAAATCCAACGAGCTGGGCTCACTCCCAGCCCCTGAGGCATGTGTGTGAGGAGGCGAGGCAGGCTCTCCGGCTGACACACCTCCCACGGTGGTCGCTTCACTCGTCAGCTCCTGGGAACTGCTTCTGTCCTCTACCACCAGCCCAGCGGACCTCTCCATCTCCCCTTCTGCAAAAAGCCGCTCAGAAAAGGACACCCGCTTCTTGGTTTTCTGTGGGCCCTGCCGGGCACTCAcacccaccccttcccctctctgcacCACGGCGTCAAGGGGGGGCACCAACTCTCCCATTTCAGGGGTGGCTGTCGCGTCTTTCAAGGCACATGCCATCCCACCGACCCTCACCTGGTTCTCCACCAAAGACCTAGAAGGACTCCCAAGGTCTGTGCCCCCCCCAACTGGAGCCCTCCCAGCTGGGCCTTCAGTCCTGTCACTTCGGTGTGAGAGGGTGCCTGTTACATCTTGGGCCTCTTCACATGAAAGGATGTAGTCCTGTTGTTTTTTTGGGGGAAACCTCTGAAGCTCCTTTTCTTGTTGCCCCATTTCAGGCCACTTCAGGAGAGACTCTTCTGGGAGAATACAAGCGATCATGACCTCTGAACCTATCTCACCGGTCTTTCCCGCTGGAGAATCTTCCGTCTCTTTACGCGCCGGAATGGGGGCCTGTTTGGAAAGTGACCCCGAGGCACAAGAAATAGTGTTTGGAACTTCGGCTAAGCTCTCCTTTTGCAACCCCGCTTTCAGGAGCAGAGACAGGTCTTCAGAGCTGGCCCGGCTCTTGTCTGTGGAAGGCCAGTTTTCAATCGGCGTGGACGTGGAAATGGGAGCCATTACGGGAGATGAGAAAGAGGAGAAGACAGGAGAGTCAGAGGACAGTGCCTCTGAATCACACCCTACTGCAGATGGGACAGGCATCTGAGCAGAactgggaggaagagcagagaaaaggACAGGAGAGTCGGGGGAAGGAGGGGGCCTGGCTGTGGGTTGGACCTCTGGAGACACTTCCAGTctgcaaaaaggacaaaataaggTCTGCAGGTCAGTTGCAGATGCATCGTGAGAGGccaaaaacatgtaaaaataaagttGTTCCAAAGGGGAGAACTTGTTTACACTTGGGCAGTACTTTAAGTTAAAGAAAGAACACCACTACTTAATATACAATATGGACACTTTTACCACCAAGTGTATCTGCTACACAAGATACACTTTCTGTtgcaagagaaacagaaagaccCAGGAAAAGCAACAGCCTACAGCCTCTTTTGGTGATAAACAAAAGCATCTAAAACCTTCAAAGCAGTCAGTAAAAGATGCCCAAGGCAACAGGCACAGATTTTGAGAAGGAATAGTCTACGCATTCTGTgtatgtgagtctgtgtgtgtgtgtctgtgtgtgcgcaTGCATGTCTGTCGAAGTAAACAGAATCTCAAAAAAAAGTCTCTCCCACCCAGACCACAtaaatgtttgtgttaatgtgaGTTATGTTAAAAAGCAGAAACCTCCCAAGATTCACTCACTCAGGCTCTTGCAACAAGGTGCAGAGTAAACACAGCAAACTGCCAGGCAGACTTGAGAGTGGATCAAGGGTCCCTTATGCCAATAAACCAATGCCAACGTGCAAGGAGGAAAGATAACATCAGCCCCTGAGGGAAATATGCGACCAGAACCTCGTAAACACTGACTCTGCACATTCTGCAGTCAGAACCTGCCATTCGCGGCTTGCAACACTCCAAATCGACTGCAAACCATGACATTCCACTGGGGTGTTATTATCTTACTGAGATGGACGGACCATGGCCACTGGCAATGGATTTGGGCTGGGACACATCATGGCAATTTGCACAGGGTGGGCCAGGCAGGTAGTACAATGTAAGCCTCGCCCACCTTTGGCATATGCAGGCCACCACAGAGCAAGCACGAGGTGCTGAGCCCCGTGAACAATGAGGTGGGAAGGCGCTGCGTGGAAAGGGCCAGGACTCACCGAGGCTTGACGGCTTTGGTCTGCGGGGCCCTCACGGAGGTGACGGGTGGACGTTCTGACTTGGGCTGTGAGTCAGCTTCCAGTTCTGTCATCTGCGCTTCTTCAAAGGGGTTCAGGGATTTACCCGATCCAGAGACAACGGCAGGCGTGTCTTTCTCAGATCTTTTCCCGAGGTCGTCGACAGGCCCCGACGGGACCTCCCTGGGTTTGCCTCCTGTACGCATGCCTTCCTTCCCTGAGATGGCAGGAGGGCTGTCTCCTCCACCACCCTTAGCCGCATCCTTCTTTCCCGTCACCAGAGAAAGCAAAGAGGACTTCTTGATTTCCTGCTTCTTGCtctctttggtttcttttgcAGCCTCCAAGGTCACCGGAGCCGTGTTCTCCCGAACATCTCCACTGACCGCAGGCCGGTAGGATGGCAGGGACATGGATTTCAGGGTGTCCTTCGTGGAAGACTCCATGGCAGCTCCTTCCCCAGGCTCCTTCCAAGACTGAGCAGCCAGGTTTTCGGCTGATGAGAACAACTGCTGCCTCCTGAAGCcctggggagatggggagggggaggggctgctgtCCTTGGTGTCACCCTTGGCTTCCAGCTGCTCCATGTAGACATGGTTCCCATTGATACAGACATTAGATCGGGAAAGGAAGTCATTCTTAGACCGAAGACCACCAAGAAAGGAGAGCCCTTCCTTCCTGGGAAGGCTGAGGTTGGCCTGGCTCAGTTGCTTAGGGTCTGCACTCACAGCTCTCTTGGGAGATGTgactgtgggggaaaaaaaacaaagaacaaaagggAACAAACAGGACAGGAAGTTAAACGGGTCCTTCCCCACTGGCGGGGGTGGCATCTGTCCATGTTTCTATACACTTTGGGTTGTCACAGCTGGGTGGGGGTGGTAGTGGCATCTAGCAGACAAGGCCAGAGATGCTCGCTGCCCAAGACCTTATGAAGCTCGGACAGCCCCACAACAGAGCGTTATCTGGCCCAAAGCATCCATAgcgctgaggttgagaaacctgTATTTCACCTACGAAAAGGGCAGCGCTCTTGGGAAAGTAGCGGAATCTGGCGAACAGTACAGATTCGGTTACTGAAATTTGGTCACAGAATTGGAATAAATGGTTAATTCAGAGTTAAGGGAACTGGATTCCTCAGCTTTCATTAGGGAAGATGTATCCCATGAGGATTAAGAGCATTaacaggagctcaataaatatctgatgAATTAATGAAATATCAGAATTAATCTAAGGTTCCACAGTTTTACCCCTAATAAAAAAAACCTGGAGGCGCTCAATTCTGTTAGCACTGAAGGCCTGTACTAATGTACATCGGTTACAGAGCCAGACATTTGGGAAAGGGAATTTGCACATTAGAGAAACCAGTGGGCTTAGAACTTGAGAAGGCTCCTGACCAGGACTACACCGCACCCCCCCACCACCTTCACCACTGCCATTGTAGTAACTGAGGAGCTCAGTGAAAATCTTTCCCTTAAGACATGTTTGTTTCTTCTGTCTCAAAGCAAAGCGGACTGAGCTGAGGGGAGAGACCgagcagggaggagagggaactCACCGTCCGAGGCAGAGGAGGGCTCGTCCTGGttgtcctcctcctcccaccGGGACTGAAAGTCTCCAGGACGGAGCAACACTCTGTCCGGCTTTGACGTCGGCAGGACAGACATGGACTGGGACAGCGGTGTTTTCTGCAAATTAGACTTGGAAAACAAggtcttgatcttggacttctttttcttgtctttcgaAGGAGACTCGTCATCGCTGTCGGCCGAGGGTGACACGCCAGGGACAACCGCTGAGGCGGTATCCGACACACCGTCCTTGTGCTTCCCCTTGatcttgtccttcagtttcccAAACGGGCCCCGAGACTTATCCTTCATGGAAAGGTCGAACATGCTGGCCGTCATGTTGTTTCGCATGAACTGGATGTCAACCTCAATTTCTCCTCGCTCTTTATCCTTCTTTCCGGGTTTGGATTTCAAGGCATACCACCTACaaggagaaaggcagagaaggTATCTTTGAGTTGCAGAACCCAAAACAACGTTCACTATGAAGTGGCCTCTGCTCTATTACTGCCAACCTCCTAAACCAGCACATTCACTGCTCTCTTCTCTGGGGAATGGAGCAGAGAGCAAAACTTCAGACTTACTTGGGGAAGATACCTCACAAGGCAAAGATAGGATCTGACTCTGTACTTAGGATAGTCGCCTGAAATCTTCCTTCAATAAAGtgctatttctaaaaataaataaacttccaCCGATCGTTTCCTCTGATGGGTATTTTCCTCCAATAGGGTAAAAATGCAAAGATCATACAGCTTAGAAGGGAGAGTGCAAATTTACGCAGCAGTCTCAGAGAAAAGCAAGAGTATGTAGAATAGTCCTTGCCAGGGAGTGATGgaaaatatgagtgaaataaaatatttttaaaaaaagaatgaaataagcagtcacaaaatgacaaatactgtatgcCTCTCCACTTGCGTGAAGTCTCTAGAGTAGGCAGATTCTGAGATGGAAAGAGTGGTTGGTGGCCAGGGGCTGGCGGGAGGGGGTATGTGGAGGTACTTTTAATGGGCAGAGTCTCAACAGGGGAAAAATTTAAAGTTTTGGAGGTGGGTGGTAGTGACGAGTGCAGGACCATGTGAATGTGCGTAATGCCACAGAGCTGTACACTTAAGAAATGGTTACAATGGTGAACTTATTATGTATTTTACTATGGCTTATAAAAAATTGAGGAGAAAAGGaattatttcaaacattattCAATTATTTCACTTGGTCATTTGCAAGCTACTTCAAGATATGGTGAAGAATTCTAATAGTCCAACTCCTCTGAAAGACAAGCTTCAGAAAAAGGAAATCACTCCTTGGCATCTTCCATCTGATGAACTGCAAGAATGTGGCCTGAACAATGGCGTGGCCACTGCAGAGCAAAAATACCTCCAAGTACATAGCGTCCAGACAGCCATCCCCGGAGCCACTCTCACAGAAGGAGAACCCACATTCTGATGTTCTTTTTGGTGACCTACTTATGAGCTGAGGGCTGGGGACTTTAAGGAAATGATGGTTTTGCCCAAAGAAGCACAATTTCCTCTTTCGCCTTCAGCCTGTCTTGCTCACAGTGCAGATCACTGCCCTGGCTAACTTAGCTCATTCTACACTTAACAGAAAGTTAAGGTAGAGGAGAGCAGAACTCTAGTACTAAATAGCATCTAGCATACCTGTCAGTGTACACTTGTGGAAACATCCTCATTTAAGTCTCACAGGAATGACATGGAATGGACATAATACCATTTTTCTGATAAAGAAATGAAGGCTCGTAAGTGAGGTAATTGGTACAAAGTCTTGCAACTGTTAAGGGGCATAGCCGGGATTCTCAATCGGCTCTGGATTTCTCCAAAGctcctttttcattctcttacaccaAGATACCTGCTTTGCACTCTTATCTCCAGTGGGCTATCTTTTGCAATACACAGAGAGGAGGGCtcaaattt is a window encoding:
- the RAB11FIP1 gene encoding rab11 family-interacting protein 1 isoform X4; the protein is MRNNMTASMFDLSMKDKSRGPFGKLKDKIKGKHKDGVSDTASAVVPGVSPSADSDDESPSKDKKKKSKIKTLFSKSNLQKTPLSQSMSVLPTSKPDRVLLRPGDFQSRWEEEDNQDEPSSASDVTSPKRAVSADPKQLSQANLSLPRKEGLSFLGGLRSKNDFLSRSNVCINGNHVYMEQLEAKGDTKDSSPSPSPSPQGFRRQQLFSSAENLAAQSWKEPGEGAAMESSTKDTLKSMSLPSYRPAVSGDVRENTAPVTLEAAKETKESKKQEIKKSSLLSLVTGKKDAAKGGGGDSPPAISGKEGMRTGGKPREVPSGPVDDLGKRSEKDTPAVVSGSGKSLNPFEEAQMTELEADSQPKSERPPVTSVRAPQTKAVKPRLEVSPEVQPTARPPPSPDSPVLFSALPPSSAQMPVPSAVGCDSEALSSDSPVFSSFSSPVMAPISTSTPIENWPSTDKSRASSEDLSLLLKAGLQKESLAEVPNTISCASGSLSKQAPIPARKETEDSPAGKTGEIGSEVMIACILPEESLLKWPEMGQQEKELQRFPPKKQQDYILSCEEAQDVTGTLSHRSDRTEGPAGRAPVGGGTDLGSPSRSLVENQVRVGGMACALKDATATPEMGELVPPLDAVVQRGEGVGVSARQGPQKTKKRVSFSERLFAEGEMERSAGLVVEDRSSSQELTSEATTVGGVSAGEPASPPHTHASGAGSEPSSLDFSVPASLGPLALLSLKESLPDGLANEASSGRGLPPVRVKADDTLLAPNQSKASDHEGLLSDPLCELQSASAVKSPVMAELDLTLPSIPEVTSDDERVDQFEGDRDTAKRAALGAGTFPSSTSPAHPEQEEGPRGEADGSAAPAERLRDLRSKAPEVSVRAAAERAVALGIHGPCLGKSSRLGKQLPGPSGGEEENLMGDGRPGQPLNSALSSPTSSLSFSETFCATHAVPSHPYADTHHTHAAESQKKAAAEGSAGKVENPGKKKPLLQAWVSPSETHPVSAQPSVGTGSAKHRLHPVKPMNSTATKIANSSLGTATIISENLINEAMMKKYTPSDPASAYAQLTHEELIQLVLKQKEMISKKEFQVRELEDYIDNLLVRVMEETPNILRVPAQVGRKAGKM
- the RAB11FIP1 gene encoding rab11 family-interacting protein 1 isoform X5, which gives rise to MSLAASAGRGLGTVWSPTHVQVTVLQARGLRAKGPGGTSDAYAVIQVGKEKYATSVSERSLGAPVWREEATFELPPLLSAGAAPAAAATLQLTVLHRALLGLDKFLGRAEVDLRELHRDQGRRKTQWYALKSKPGKKDKERGEIEVDIQFMRNNMTASMFDLSMKDKSRGPFGKLKDKIKGKHKDGVSDTASAVVPGVSPSADSDDESPSKDKKKKSKIKTLFSKSNLQKTPLSQSMSVLPTSKPDRVLLRPGDFQSRWEEEDNQDEPSSASDVTSPKRAVSADPKQLSQANLSLPRKEGLSFLGGLRSKNDFLSRSNVCINGNHVYMEQLEAKGDTKDSSPSPSPSPQGFRRQQLFSSAENLAAQSWKEPGEGAAMESSTKDTLKSMSLPSYRPAVSGDVRENTAPVTLEAAKETKESKKQEIKKSSLLSLVTGKKDAAKGGGGDSPPAISGKEGMRTGGKPREVPSGPVDDLGKRSEKDTPAVVSGSGKSLNPFEEAQMTELEADSQPKSERPPVTSVRAPQTKAVKPRLHPVKPMNSTATKIANSSLGTATIISENLINEAMMKKYTPSDPASAYAQLTHEELIQLVLKQKEMISKKEFQVRELEDYIDNLLVRVMEETPNILRVPAQVGRKAGKM
- the RAB11FIP1 gene encoding rab11 family-interacting protein 1 isoform X1 gives rise to the protein MSLAASAGRGLGTVWSPTHVQVTVLQARGLRAKGPGGTSDAYAVIQVGKEKYATSVSERSLGAPVWREEATFELPPLLSAGAAPAAAATLQLTVLHRALLGLDKFLGRAEVDLRELHRDQGRRKTQWYALKSKPGKKDKERGEIEVDIQFMRNNMTASMFDLSMKDKSRGPFGKLKDKIKGKHKDGVSDTASAVVPGVSPSADSDDESPSKDKKKKSKIKTLFSKSNLQKTPLSQSMSVLPTSKPDRVLLRPGDFQSRWEEEDNQDEPSSASDVTSPKRAVSADPKQLSQANLSLPRKEGLSFLGGLRSKNDFLSRSNVCINGNHVYMEQLEAKGDTKDSSPSPSPSPQGFRRQQLFSSAENLAAQSWKEPGEGAAMESSTKDTLKSMSLPSYRPAVSGDVRENTAPVTLEAAKETKESKKQEIKKSSLLSLVTGKKDAAKGGGGDSPPAISGKEGMRTGGKPREVPSGPVDDLGKRSEKDTPAVVSGSGKSLNPFEEAQMTELEADSQPKSERPPVTSVRAPQTKAVKPRLEVSPEVQPTARPPPSPDSPVLFSALPPSSAQMPVPSAVGCDSEALSSDSPVFSSFSSPVMAPISTSTPIENWPSTDKSRASSEDLSLLLKAGLQKESLAEVPNTISCASGSLSKQAPIPARKETEDSPAGKTGEIGSEVMIACILPEESLLKWPEMGQQEKELQRFPPKKQQDYILSCEEAQDVTGTLSHRSDRTEGPAGRAPVGGGTDLGSPSRSLVENQVRVGGMACALKDATATPEMGELVPPLDAVVQRGEGVGVSARQGPQKTKKRVSFSERLFAEGEMERSAGLVVEDRSSSQELTSEATTVGGVSAGEPASPPHTHASGAGSEPSSLDFSVPASLGPLALLSLKESLPDGLANEASSGRGLPPVRVKADDTLLAPNQSKASDHEGLLSDPLCELQSASAVKSPVMAELDLTLPSIPEVTSDDERVDQFEGDRDTAKRAALGAGTFPSSTSPAHPEQEEGPRGEADGSAAPAERLRDLRSKAPEVSVRAAAERAVALGIHGPCLGKSSRLGKQLPGPSGGEEENLMGDGRPGQPLNSALSSPTSSLSFSETFCATHAVPSHPYADTHHTHAAESQKKAAAEGSAGKVENPGKKKPLLQAWVSPSETHPVSAQPSVGTGSAKHRLHPVKPMNSTATKIANSSLGTATIISENLINEAMMKKYTPSDPASAYAQLTHEELIQLVLKQKEMISKKEFQVRELEDYIDNLLVRVMEETPNILRVPAQVGRKAGKM
- the RAB11FIP1 gene encoding rab11 family-interacting protein 1 isoform X3, producing MAVPPPLSRWYALKSKPGKKDKERGEIEVDIQFMRNNMTASMFDLSMKDKSRGPFGKLKDKIKGKHKDGVSDTASAVVPGVSPSADSDDESPSKDKKKKSKIKTLFSKSNLQKTPLSQSMSVLPTSKPDRVLLRPGDFQSRWEEEDNQDEPSSASDVTSPKRAVSADPKQLSQANLSLPRKEGLSFLGGLRSKNDFLSRSNVCINGNHVYMEQLEAKGDTKDSSPSPSPSPQGFRRQQLFSSAENLAAQSWKEPGEGAAMESSTKDTLKSMSLPSYRPAVSGDVRENTAPVTLEAAKETKESKKQEIKKSSLLSLVTGKKDAAKGGGGDSPPAISGKEGMRTGGKPREVPSGPVDDLGKRSEKDTPAVVSGSGKSLNPFEEAQMTELEADSQPKSERPPVTSVRAPQTKAVKPRLEVSPEVQPTARPPPSPDSPVLFSALPPSSAQMPVPSAVGCDSEALSSDSPVFSSFSSPVMAPISTSTPIENWPSTDKSRASSEDLSLLLKAGLQKESLAEVPNTISCASGSLSKQAPIPARKETEDSPAGKTGEIGSEVMIACILPEESLLKWPEMGQQEKELQRFPPKKQQDYILSCEEAQDVTGTLSHRSDRTEGPAGRAPVGGGTDLGSPSRSLVENQVRVGGMACALKDATATPEMGELVPPLDAVVQRGEGVGVSARQGPQKTKKRVSFSERLFAEGEMERSAGLVVEDRSSSQELTSEATTVGGVSAGEPASPPHTHASGAGSEPSSLDFSVPASLGPLALLSLKESLPDGLANEASSGRGLPPVRVKADDTLLAPNQSKASDHEGLLSDPLCELQSASAVKSPVMAELDLTLPSIPEVTSDDERVDQFEGDRDTAKRAALGAGTFPSSTSPAHPEQEEGPRGEADGSAAPAERLRDLRSKAPEVSVRAAAERAVALGIHGPCLGKSSRLGKQLPGPSGGEEENLMGDGRPGQPLNSALSSPTSSLSFSETFCATHAVPSHPYADTHHTHAAESQKKAAAEGSAGKVENPGKKKPLLQAWVSPSETHPVSAQPSVGTGSAKHRLHPVKPMNSTATKIANSSLGTATIISENLINEAMMKKYTPSDPASAYAQLTHEELIQLVLKQKEMISKKEFQVRELEDYIDNLLVRVMEETPNILRVPAQVGRKAGKM
- the RAB11FIP1 gene encoding rab11 family-interacting protein 1 isoform X2, translated to MRMFPQVYTDRWYALKSKPGKKDKERGEIEVDIQFMRNNMTASMFDLSMKDKSRGPFGKLKDKIKGKHKDGVSDTASAVVPGVSPSADSDDESPSKDKKKKSKIKTLFSKSNLQKTPLSQSMSVLPTSKPDRVLLRPGDFQSRWEEEDNQDEPSSASDVTSPKRAVSADPKQLSQANLSLPRKEGLSFLGGLRSKNDFLSRSNVCINGNHVYMEQLEAKGDTKDSSPSPSPSPQGFRRQQLFSSAENLAAQSWKEPGEGAAMESSTKDTLKSMSLPSYRPAVSGDVRENTAPVTLEAAKETKESKKQEIKKSSLLSLVTGKKDAAKGGGGDSPPAISGKEGMRTGGKPREVPSGPVDDLGKRSEKDTPAVVSGSGKSLNPFEEAQMTELEADSQPKSERPPVTSVRAPQTKAVKPRLEVSPEVQPTARPPPSPDSPVLFSALPPSSAQMPVPSAVGCDSEALSSDSPVFSSFSSPVMAPISTSTPIENWPSTDKSRASSEDLSLLLKAGLQKESLAEVPNTISCASGSLSKQAPIPARKETEDSPAGKTGEIGSEVMIACILPEESLLKWPEMGQQEKELQRFPPKKQQDYILSCEEAQDVTGTLSHRSDRTEGPAGRAPVGGGTDLGSPSRSLVENQVRVGGMACALKDATATPEMGELVPPLDAVVQRGEGVGVSARQGPQKTKKRVSFSERLFAEGEMERSAGLVVEDRSSSQELTSEATTVGGVSAGEPASPPHTHASGAGSEPSSLDFSVPASLGPLALLSLKESLPDGLANEASSGRGLPPVRVKADDTLLAPNQSKASDHEGLLSDPLCELQSASAVKSPVMAELDLTLPSIPEVTSDDERVDQFEGDRDTAKRAALGAGTFPSSTSPAHPEQEEGPRGEADGSAAPAERLRDLRSKAPEVSVRAAAERAVALGIHGPCLGKSSRLGKQLPGPSGGEEENLMGDGRPGQPLNSALSSPTSSLSFSETFCATHAVPSHPYADTHHTHAAESQKKAAAEGSAGKVENPGKKKPLLQAWVSPSETHPVSAQPSVGTGSAKHRLHPVKPMNSTATKIANSSLGTATIISENLINEAMMKKYTPSDPASAYAQLTHEELIQLVLKQKEMISKKEFQVRELEDYIDNLLVRVMEETPNILRVPAQVGRKAGKM